A window from Chloroflexi bacterium ADurb.Bin180 encodes these proteins:
- a CDS encoding putative periplasmic iron-binding protein precursor yields MKRRLLLCLGVLLLAACGRATATPMPGSPRVIAVETFLADIAQNVAGNVLHVDTLMPLGVDPHSFEPTPRDMARLADSQVLILNGAGLEEALEPLLGSLEGQRVIIAASAGLTSRPVAAHDGDQSTDHAHGESDPHFWLDPNNVLRYVENIRAGLSQADPAHAAAYAANANAYSDRLKELDRWVRQQVETIPPERRLLVTNHESLGYFADRYGLQVVGTIVPSVSLGASPSAQQMAALIDRIKATGAPAIFLETGTNPQLAQQIATETGAKVVTELWSHSITAADGPAPTYIDLIRANTTAIVSALR; encoded by the coding sequence CCCGGCAGTCCGCGCGTCATCGCCGTCGAGACCTTCCTGGCAGACATTGCCCAGAACGTGGCCGGCAACGTGCTCCACGTGGACACACTGATGCCCCTGGGTGTGGACCCGCACAGCTTTGAGCCGACCCCGCGCGATATGGCCCGCCTGGCCGACAGCCAGGTGCTGATCCTCAACGGCGCCGGCCTGGAAGAGGCGCTCGAGCCGCTGCTGGGCAGCCTGGAGGGCCAGAGGGTGATCATCGCCGCCTCGGCCGGCCTGACCAGCCGCCCCGTGGCCGCCCACGATGGCGACCAGAGCACTGACCACGCCCACGGCGAGAGCGATCCCCACTTCTGGCTCGACCCGAACAACGTTCTGCGCTATGTGGAGAACATCCGCGCCGGCCTCAGCCAGGCCGATCCCGCCCACGCTGCCGCCTACGCCGCCAACGCCAACGCCTACAGCGACAGGCTGAAGGAGCTGGACCGCTGGGTGCGCCAGCAGGTCGAGACCATCCCTCCCGAGCGCCGCCTGCTGGTCACGAATCACGAGAGCCTGGGCTACTTTGCCGACCGCTACGGCCTGCAGGTGGTGGGCACCATCGTGCCCAGCGTGAGCCTGGGCGCGTCGCCCTCGGCCCAGCAGATGGCCGCGCTCATCGACCGGATCAAAGCCACCGGCGCGCCGGCCATCTTTCTCGAGACGGGGACCAATCCGCAGCTCGCGCAGCAAATCGCGACCGAGACGGGGGCCAAGGTGGTCACCGAGCTGTGGAGCCACTCCATCACCGCCGCCGACGGCCCCGCCCCGACGTATATCGACCTCATTCGCGCCAACACCACGGCCATCGTCAGCGCGCTGCGGTGA